One genomic window of Amphiura filiformis chromosome 3, Afil_fr2py, whole genome shotgun sequence includes the following:
- the LOC140147254 gene encoding patched domain-containing protein 3-like: protein MKFDCIEKYLRVLFLSHGKAVGKHPAPFFIVPLLLTVILAIGIFTAFTTVKDPEVLYGPEGSQSRRNRVILEDLYSKVVDENMLPRHQLRIGRWVSLIVTPKTDDNILTTPNMEEVSRLHTTVMNVTIQLDGGYYRYEDVCLMWNGKCHENDFVNLFDTRIFENASLTYPLATKSNGEIFLTGAFIGGVTLSNDTDVIEKAEALVLTYNLRSDTEEEEGIGLKWEGEFLYQMKHFISDKLHVYRLASISFTEELDASSAITLDLVAIEGVIVFTFCVLSTAMLDWIRTKPILATLGLLTAGLALGSTLGLFAFIGIPYTNTAGAMPFLIIGIGVDDMFIMISAWRQTSVHKSVPDRMSQAMEESALSITITSVTDALAFGIGCITNFYSIRLFCIYACVAVLFCYLYMITFFAACMAMTGYREEQNRHALTLRKVLLNKMHHQRHIPYFVLEGLQKYHQAKITINIIMYYKEEKRYFRNYGPDMSVIAMSELEYWNSDVQNGLENIMAELEALFGFIGHSADRSTFQRGILNVLREQFLALPVYKQFVPDIIFDSNNQSIISSRFYVLGKDIDSTDRERDMFLYIRRVVARSELNLIAYNRAAPWIYEQYIAIRSNTILTMSIGVASMFLIALILIPHPICAITVTLSVVSILIGVIGYMSHLSIPLDSISMVTLFISMGFSVDYSAHISYAYTASPYQHRRKRSIHALYSLGTPTLQGAISTFLAIFLFALSPSYIFRTFFWTMFLVIIIGTFHGLVFLPVFLMVLVPKFHPSEFKRTEPTSNGTLNSGYKTDNDIEYIDVERPSNDNASFKITSGIALQQSGSLNVSKLSDARRQDKVSGNTNISSNDDVNRPKYSTSIAKIVYNPNHITHKSLYPYSS, encoded by the exons ATGAAATTCGActgcattgaaaaatatcttcGTGTGCTATTTTTGAGTCATGGAAAAGCTGTTGGCAAACACCCTGCACCATTCTTCATTGTTCCACTTTTACTTACTGTGATTTTGGCGATTGGAATATTTACAGCTTTCACAACAGTTAAAGATCCAGAAGTTTTGTATGGTCCAGAAGGTAGCCAATCCCGCCGAAATCGCGTCATTCTGGAAGACTTATACTCTAAAGTAGTCGACGAGAATATGTTACCCAGACATCAACTCAGAATTGGACGTTGGGTTTCTCTAATTGTAACACCCAAAACCGAcgataatattttgacaacaccAAATATGGAAGAAGTTTCCAGATTGCACACAACAGTAATGAATGTTACAATTCAGTTGGATGGTGGCTATTACAGATATGAAGATGTATGTTTAATGTGGAATGGAAAATGTCATGAGAATGACTTTGTGAACCTTTTTGATacaagaatttttgaaaatgcTTCACTTACGTATCCTCTGGCCACGAAATCAAACGGAGAGATATTCTTAACGGGTGCTTTCATTGGAGGTGTAACGCTTTCTAATGATACAGATGTGATCGAGAAAGCAGAAGCGTTAGTTTTGACTTATAATTTACGTTCTGACACTGAAGAAGAAGAAGGCATTGGGTTGAAGTGGGAAGGAGAATTTCTCtatcaaatgaaacattttattTCTGATAAGCTCCATGTTTACCGGCTTGCATCAATATCGTTTACTGAAGAACTAGACGCGTCTTCAGCTATCACTCTGGACCTAGTTGCCATTGAAGGGGTTATAGTCTTTACATTTTGCGTGCTATCTACCGCAATGCTGGATTGGATTCGTACCAAACCTATATTAGCTACATTAGGTTTGTTGACGGCTGGACTGGCCTTGGGTTCTACATTGGGATTATTTGCTTTCATCGGTATTCCCTACACCAACACAGCTGGGGCAATGCCATTTCTAATAATAG GTATTGGTGTAGATGACATGTTCATCATGATATCTGCATGGCGACAGACAAGCGTCCATAAATCAGTGCCGGATAGAATGAGCCAAGCCATGGAGGAATCCGCCTTATCTATCACCATTACCAGCGTAACTGACGCCTTAGCATTCGGGATAGGTTGCATCACTAATTTCTATTCAATTCGTTTGTTTTGTATCTATGCTTGCGTTGCTGTCCTGTTTTGTTATCTTTATATGATAACGTTCTTTGCAGCTTGTATGGCGATGACCGGATACAGAGAAGAACAGAATCGCCACGCCCTGACTCTTCGTAAGGTTCTCCTAAACAAGATGCACCATCAAAGGCATATTCCCTATTTTGTGCTGGAGGGTCTTCAAAAATATCACCAAGCAAAGATAACCATCAACATAAT AATGTATTACAAGGAAGAGAAAAGGTACTTCAGAAATTACGGTCCTGACATGTCTGTGATAGCAATGTCAGAACTTGAGTACTGGAATTCAGATGTGCAAAATGGCTTAGAAAATATTATGGCAGAACTCGAA gcattatttggatttattggaCATTCAGCAGATAGAAGTACCTTCCAGAGAGGTATTTTGAATGTTCTCCGGGAACAATTTCTTGCGTTACCTGTGTATAAACAATTTGTGCCAGACATCATCTTCGATTCgaacaatcaatcaataatcagtTCTCGATTTTACGTTCTTGGAAAAGATATTGACTCAACTGATAGAGAACGTGACATGTTCTTGTACATCCGACGTGTCGTTGCCAGATCTGAATTAAACCTCATTGCCTATAATCGCGCTGCTCCATGGATCTATGAACAATATATAGCAATACGTAGCAACACGATATTGACAATGAGCATTGGTGTGGCATCAATGTTTCTCATTGCACTCATTCTCATCCCTCATCCCATCTGTGCAATAACCGTGACGTTGTCCGTTGTCTCCATCCTCATTGGCGTCATCGGTTACATGTCTCACCTGTCTATCCCGCTAGATTCCATCTCAATGGTTACTCTCTTTATATCGATGGGTTTCAGCGTCGACTACTCTGCACATATTAGTTACGCATACACAGCATCTCCTTACCAACATCGTCGGAAACGATCTATTCATGCGCTGTATTCCTTAGGAACACCTACACTTCAAGGCGCTATTTCTACCTTCTTGGCCATATTCTTATTCGCTTTAAGTCCTTCCTATATATTTCGTACTTTCTTCTGGACGATGTTTCTGGTGATCATCATCGGTACCTTTCACGGACTCGTTTTCTTGCCAGTTTTTCTCATGGTTCTTGTTCCAAAGTTCCACCCATCCGAGTTTAAGAGAACAGAGCCAACCTCAAATGGAACTTTGAACTCTGGATATAAAACAGACAATGATATCGAATATATTGATGTAGAGCGACCTTCGAATGACAATGCATCATTCAAGATCACTTCGGGCATTGCCCTACAACAGAGTGGATCGTTAAATGTGTCTAAACTGTCTGATGCTCGAAGGCAAGATAAAGTGTCTGGCAATACCAACATCTCATCAAATGATGATGTGAATAGACCTAAATATTCAACTAGTATTGCTAAAATTGTTTATAACCCTAATCATATTACCCATAAGTCACTGTATCCATATTCGTCATAA